The window CAGAGGTTTAGTCACAGGCACTGTTTGGGTCCCCATGGGAAGAGGACCTGATGAGGCTGGGGAATCATTCTCTTCCTCCAGTTCTTTGGGCCTCTGATTCAGTCTGTTGGCTTCCAGTTCTTTATACTTTTCCTTCAGCCTCTGTGGGAATAAATGAGGGATAAGGGACACCGGAAGGTCTGATGTAGGTTTGTTTTTCAAGGGACAGAAAAAATCTGTATCAAAAAAGGTCCAGGATGAGGGAGCCAATGAGGGCAAGATGGAAACACATAACAGGACACAGAGGTAAGGAAAGCTTTAACTCAATCTTGAATTTTCTCTGATCTGTACCTGAATCTCTGAGTCCTTCTCTTTCAAAGCCTTTTCTAGGGCTGTTCGCTCTCTTCGTGGTGTGCTTAAAATTGAAGCTCCTTGGCTTCCCCGGGAATCCAGAATTCGGTCTAGGTTTAGCAGGCGCTCTTGCACAGCTGGTTCTAGAGTGTTCAGCTGCTTCAGGGGGCTAAGAGAATAGAggcttcacttttcccttctttctctttcatcatttaaTAGCCAACTACCGCCCACAGCTCAATTCTCCATTTTCTCACAATTCAATAGGTACAATAAATTCTAGTGTCAAAAACACTAGATCCAAGATTCTGAAGGCCTTCTGCAGTTTATTATgcaggattattttttttccctttcatttttttaagtaaaaattaaaacatgtcTTTTTCTAGTGTATATGCATTTCCCCCCAAATTCAATGTTCTCAAATTCTTCCTCTGTCCTTAAATAGCTCGTGTATCAGGATCAGATGCATCCTCAGCAAAGTCACATTCTGATGTATAATCTAGTCTAGATGACTTTGCCGTGTAGATAAGCCATGGAAAAAGTTGTTAGATTTGATATCTTTAACTGCAAATTTGGATAGAACTTGTACCCAGACCAATCCCTGAATGCTTCTTGAGACAGCTGACTTAAGAATGTTATTTTCAACATCTAGCTATCATGGCAGGGTaggacagagataaagaaagttGGGGTAATTTTCCAAAGCCATAGCTCAAATCCCTTTTTGATGACAGAAAATGCAGATAGCCACAACATTGCACATGTTTTCTGAATATTTTGCACAGCTTTaggaattaaatatattaaatataaatagtacatattaaatatatgtactaATTCTAATTGTATTGTTCTTATTTAGGAAGAAACTTGCCCTGAACACATCATTGATATGTGGGAGAGAGGATATTTGAAGGAGGGAGGACCAAATGGATGTCCCATCCCTTCTATCTCACCTGAGTTTGGGACAACTAGGTGGGGGCTCTGGACTACTCGTCCCATCTTCCAATTCTTCCTGGCTTCTGGCCCTCTTCGCTTCTGGAGGGTCCATCAATTCTTTTTGGGCCAACTTCACTGGGATAAAAGTTACATGGTGAAAAGGATATCATATCCATCTATCTCTTTGCTTTCAACAGCCTCAGCAAGACCACAATACTTGCTCCTTAAGATCCATTTCCTTCCTTGTCCCCTTTTCTCCTACCATACCTCTCTCACTAGAAGGCTGAAAACTCTTATGGGTGAATGGCCGATTGATCACTTCTTTGGACCTGGAGGCAAAGTTGAGTGATGTGACTGTATCAAGGTAGAAACGTCTCTCTGGAGCAATATTAGCAATTAGCACACTGTGGGCTGAACCTCCGAGAGAGTCCTATGAAAGACAGGGCATGTGAGTCAGGACTTAGGTATCCTACCTTCAACCACGGTTTACCCCTATTTCCAAAGATACAGCTGCCATTACTACACCTTGGTCATTCTCAGTCCTCAacttggtataatggaaagaacacaggCTTGCAAGTTAAAAGACTTGGTTGGGTTCTATTCTTGTTTTAGTGTTTACAACATACttttgactttggacaagtcaccttaTCTCTGAGGTTAGTTTTCTTCACTAAAATAGGGATGCTATTTGACCCACTTATCTTAATAGTTACTGTGAGCttcaagaaagtaaaaatataaagtgcCATACAAATAAAAGGGGTTTTTAATACAACTGAGAAACTTTGATCCTCAAGAAGAAATCAGtctcttctttttatgtttttagaaTGAGAATCCCAGGAGACCCTTATGTCCCAGAGCCACCTAACCTGCAATAGTCGGGTAAGCTTGCTGTCTCTGTAGGGAACACGAGGCAGGCCCTGGTTCAGTGCATCTACCACCTTGCCCAGCACAAAGAGGGAGGCATTGATGGCTCCACTCTCCTTCAGTCGCAAGCCCTGGTTGCCTGTACGACGATTGTCCTCTGAACCAGCCAGGTCAATCAGATAGAGTTTTCCTTCCCGCTGCCGGAATGGGGCCATGCGTTCCCGCTGTTCTACCTGTATGTGAAAGGTTACTGAATGAACAAAAGTTCAGACCTAGCTCTGGGTCATCTTTTTTCTATGCTGCCTCTACTTCTTACCACCCATCCAAAACCCAGATGGATTCCCCATTCCCAACACAGTGATAGCACTATTTGAATCTCTTTCTCTCCAAACGCACTTTGACCAGAAGCACAGCATGACTCCGAGAGGACCGCTGGTTAAGCCGGGTGGCTCCTACAGTCCGGTTTCTGCTGGCTGGTAGGAAGTGTTGCTCAAAATCAGTGAAGGAAGCA of the Sarcophilus harrisii chromosome 1, mSarHar1.11, whole genome shotgun sequence genome contains:
- the KIF22 gene encoding kinesin-like protein KIF22 isoform X5 — translated: MVIQQKIKRFDAFYGETSTQQDIYVGFVQPILRHLMNGQNASVLAYGPTGAGKTYTMLGSPEQPGVIPRALKDLLQLTWEEGAEGRPWALAVSMSYLEIYQEKVLDLLAPASGDLVIREDRWGNILIPGLTQKPIASFTDFEQHFLPASRNRTVGATRLNQRSSRSHAVLLVKVEQRERMAPFRQREGKLYLIDLAGSEDNRRTGNQGLRLKESGAINASLFVLGKVVDALNQGLPRVPYRDSKLTRLLQDSLGGSAHSVLIANIAPERRFYLDTVTSLNFASRSKEVINRPFTHKSFQPSSERVKLAQKELMDPPEAKRARSQEELEDGTSSPEPPPSCPKLSPLKQLNTLEPAVQERLLNLDRILDSRGSQGASILSTPRRERTALEKALKEKDSEIQRLKEKYKELEANRLNQRPKELEEENDSPASSGPLPMGTQTVPVTKPLNRVVPFRLIQEQATSQSKTNVLQKDSRKRKPEPLCGQQEEPTEGLRTTLALLQVPPDLLAESRKKILGLLNTGSAKELRRLQRIGEKKAQLIVGWRELHGPFAEVEDLGRVEGISEKQVATFLKANILSFAAECFSALPRRDA